The following coding sequences lie in one Rickettsiella endosymbiont of Rhagonycha lignosa genomic window:
- a CDS encoding LOG family protein: MDIADSKPFSSAKVEVKKRSRQKVAWPAYELAFLDHDFLLHKSLRSVRLQLELLKPELSQQKLKIESTIVVFGSARVVDPEVTKQQLKQVQLKLKQNPQSTSAKKEEKLLKNQLEKGKYYEESQRFSQIVSEKCQKNRRRHFVIVTGGGPGIMEAANRGAQDVKAKSIGLNIVLPHEQSPNPYISPELCFQFHYFAIRKMHFLIRARALVCFPGGYGTLDELFEALTLLQTKKIKPIPLLLFGKKYWSKLIDFNFLVSEGMIDAKDLKFFRFVETAEQAWKIIAEFYKLPMK, encoded by the coding sequence ATGGATATTGCAGATTCCAAGCCTTTTTCATCCGCAAAAGTCGAAGTTAAAAAACGTAGTCGACAAAAAGTGGCCTGGCCAGCCTACGAACTGGCTTTTTTGGATCACGATTTTTTGCTGCATAAATCATTACGTTCGGTACGTTTACAATTAGAATTGCTAAAACCAGAACTCTCACAACAAAAGTTAAAAATCGAATCGACCATCGTTGTATTTGGCAGCGCTCGAGTGGTTGATCCAGAAGTAACCAAGCAACAACTTAAGCAAGTGCAACTGAAATTAAAACAAAATCCACAAAGCACCTCCGCCAAAAAAGAGGAAAAATTGCTTAAAAACCAACTCGAAAAAGGGAAATATTACGAAGAATCGCAACGATTTAGTCAAATAGTCTCTGAAAAGTGTCAAAAAAATCGACGTCGACATTTTGTCATCGTCACTGGCGGTGGGCCTGGCATCATGGAAGCCGCCAACCGCGGTGCTCAGGATGTTAAAGCAAAAAGTATCGGTTTAAATATTGTGCTACCGCACGAACAAAGTCCTAATCCATATATTTCACCGGAGCTCTGCTTTCAATTCCATTATTTTGCAATCCGCAAAATGCACTTCTTGATCCGTGCTCGAGCATTAGTCTGCTTCCCTGGTGGTTACGGCACCTTAGATGAACTCTTTGAAGCCTTAACGCTGTTACAAACCAAAAAAATTAAACCCATTCCTTTATTACTATTTGGAAAAAAATATTGGTCGAAATTAATCGATTTCAATTTTCTAGTGAGTGAAGGCATGATCGATGCTAAAGACTTGAAATTTTTCCGTTTTGTTGAAACCGCAGAGCAAGCCTGGAAAATCATTGCCGAATTTTATAAGTTACCCATGAAATAA
- the pcnB gene encoding polynucleotide adenylyltransferase PcnB: MWQSKKFYELDIHAYFIPRHDDDFFILLWKNFDSIQVKSNYGSCPITDLSKISAIRILCSPILNDLHIKRKTIIIKQFFHRLFPKKIAHPQAEIIPRAEHTISRKDINPNALRVLYRLNQHKYSAYLVGGCLRDILLKQKPKDFDIATNASPENIKKLFRNCLLIGRRFRLAHIRFGREIIEVSTFRAQSKKKSFKHRKIATHGMLLRDNVYGTIEEDVWRRDFTMNALYYNIADFSLVDYCGGLADIQNKIVRIIGEPRLRYQEDPVRLLRAIRFASKLDFELDPATAEPIQELAPLLRHVPPARLFEEVLKLFHHGQALKTYQLLQQYQLLNELFPQTKQDSLDDTNDKILELACENTDKRIHQGKTVSPAFLFAVFLWPSVQSKAEQLIAQHTPTFIAYQHAVSDALSKQQKLITIPRRYSTAIREIWDLQHRLLQRRPYLLYRLINHPRFRAAYDFLLLRAEIKEIDPSIASWWTHFLEADDETKKQLIQTITQTPRGTKRPRKRGRTI; the protein is encoded by the coding sequence GTGTGGCAATCTAAGAAATTTTATGAGTTAGATATCCATGCTTATTTCATTCCTCGCCATGACGATGATTTTTTTATACTATTATGGAAGAATTTTGATAGCATACAGGTTAAGAGCAACTACGGTTCCTGCCCTATTACTGATTTGAGTAAAATATCGGCTATCAGAATCCTTTGCTCACCTATACTTAATGACTTACACATAAAGAGGAAGACCATCATTATTAAGCAGTTTTTTCATCGACTATTCCCCAAAAAAATAGCTCACCCACAAGCCGAAATTATCCCTAGGGCTGAACATACTATTTCACGCAAAGATATTAATCCTAATGCGCTCAGGGTTTTATATCGCCTGAATCAGCATAAATACAGTGCTTATTTAGTAGGTGGGTGTTTACGTGATATTTTACTCAAGCAAAAACCAAAAGACTTTGATATTGCCACCAATGCCAGTCCTGAAAATATCAAAAAACTTTTCCGCAATTGTTTATTGATTGGCAGACGCTTTCGTCTTGCGCATATACGCTTTGGCCGAGAAATCATTGAAGTCAGTACCTTTCGAGCCCAAAGCAAAAAAAAATCCTTTAAACATCGCAAAATTGCCACACACGGTATGCTATTACGCGATAATGTTTACGGAACAATCGAAGAAGATGTTTGGCGACGGGATTTTACTATGAATGCCCTCTACTACAACATCGCTGATTTTTCTTTAGTCGATTATTGTGGTGGACTTGCCGATATACAAAATAAAATAGTACGGATTATTGGTGAGCCACGATTGCGTTATCAAGAAGATCCCGTTCGATTATTACGGGCGATACGCTTTGCTAGCAAATTAGATTTTGAATTGGATCCGGCTACCGCAGAGCCCATACAAGAACTTGCACCCCTACTCCGTCATGTACCTCCCGCTCGCTTATTTGAAGAAGTACTTAAACTTTTTCATCATGGCCAAGCTTTAAAAACCTATCAACTACTTCAGCAATATCAATTACTCAACGAATTATTTCCGCAAACTAAGCAAGACTCTCTAGACGATACGAACGACAAAATTCTAGAACTAGCCTGTGAAAATACTGATAAACGTATCCATCAAGGAAAAACTGTTTCTCCAGCATTTTTGTTTGCCGTGTTTTTATGGCCTAGCGTACAAAGCAAAGCCGAACAACTCATTGCCCAACACACACCCACATTTATTGCCTATCAACATGCAGTGAGTGATGCATTGAGTAAACAACAGAAATTAATTACCATCCCACGTCGCTACAGTACTGCGATTCGTGAAATATGGGATTTACAACATCGATTATTACAGCGACGTCCTTATCTACTGTATCGTTTAATAAATCATCCTCGCTTTCGCGCCGCTTATGATTTTTTATTATTACGTGCCGAAATCAAGGAAATAGATCCAAGTATCGCGAGCTGGTGGACCCACTTTTTAGAAGCGGACGATGAAACCAAAAAACAATTAATTCAAACCATCACGCAAACACCTCGAGGAACCAAACGCCCCAGAAAACGAGGAAGAACAATATGA
- the pgi gene encoding glucose-6-phosphate isomerase has protein sequence MNGIEPGLTQSASWKNLNQHFLQIKKTPIAELFLSDPLRAKKFTLTEKNLHFDYSKNPIDEKTLTLLTQLANDTHLKKQINDLFSGACVNTTQQLPALHTALRDPRKSGIIVNGEDILVKIHACLDKMQHFAEQIHQHQWLSFSGKKITDVINLGIGGSDLGPLMAVHALKSFQQNSLHFHFISQIDNRTLQSLLEKINLETSLFIITSKSFTTCETLLNASTLLKLFQEKFSSASSKPHFLAVTSEVEKAIAFGIDPECIFPLWDWVGGRYSLWSAVGLSIVLAIGMSNFRKLLSGAHAMDQHFFQQPWLSNMPVLLGLLGIWQVNFFQSSAHAVLPYDSGLKYFPAYLQQLEMESNGKSTRIDGESVDYATCPIIFGDIGLNAQHAFNQLFHQGTVNFSADFICTLHDPKLNIQHQQHVIASALSQSKVFMEGCHSDINYKNLRGNHANNMLALNELTPFSLGQLLALYEHKVFVQSVIWQVNPFDQWGVEYGKQLNKKIFQNLNNPSQQMEASLDSSTQALIQLYKQINTP, from the coding sequence ATGAATGGAATTGAACCGGGACTTACTCAGTCAGCTAGCTGGAAAAATTTAAACCAACATTTTTTGCAAATTAAAAAAACACCAATCGCAGAATTATTTCTTAGTGATCCGCTGCGCGCTAAAAAATTTACATTAACCGAAAAAAACTTACATTTTGATTATTCAAAAAATCCGATAGACGAAAAAACACTGACTCTGTTAACACAATTGGCAAACGATACTCATCTGAAAAAACAGATCAATGATTTATTTTCAGGCGCCTGTGTAAATACTACGCAACAACTCCCTGCCTTACACACGGCATTACGTGACCCCAGAAAATCTGGAATAATCGTGAATGGCGAAGATATTTTAGTCAAAATTCACGCTTGTTTAGATAAAATGCAACATTTTGCAGAACAAATACATCAACACCAATGGCTAAGCTTTAGCGGCAAAAAAATAACCGACGTTATCAATTTAGGTATAGGGGGATCAGATTTAGGTCCTTTAATGGCAGTCCATGCATTGAAGTCTTTCCAACAAAACTCACTCCATTTTCATTTTATCTCACAAATCGACAACCGAACATTACAAAGCTTGTTAGAAAAAATTAACTTAGAAACCAGTTTATTTATTATTACCAGCAAATCCTTTACCACTTGTGAAACACTATTGAATGCGTCAACATTGCTAAAACTATTTCAAGAAAAATTTAGCTCAGCATCGAGCAAACCACATTTTTTAGCCGTCACCAGTGAAGTCGAAAAAGCTATCGCATTCGGTATCGATCCTGAGTGTATATTTCCACTCTGGGATTGGGTCGGCGGTCGATATTCATTATGGTCTGCGGTTGGTTTATCCATTGTTTTAGCTATTGGCATGTCAAATTTCCGCAAATTGCTAAGCGGCGCACATGCTATGGATCAACATTTTTTTCAGCAACCCTGGTTATCTAATATGCCGGTGTTGTTAGGACTATTAGGTATCTGGCAGGTCAATTTTTTTCAATCTTCAGCCCATGCTGTTTTACCTTACGATTCGGGTTTGAAGTACTTTCCTGCTTATTTACAGCAATTAGAGATGGAAAGTAATGGTAAATCGACACGCATCGACGGTGAGTCTGTGGATTATGCCACCTGTCCGATTATTTTTGGCGACATTGGTTTAAATGCTCAACATGCGTTTAATCAATTGTTTCATCAAGGTACGGTCAATTTTTCAGCTGATTTTATTTGTACGTTGCATGATCCTAAACTCAATATTCAGCATCAGCAACATGTTATCGCTAGTGCTTTAAGTCAAAGTAAGGTCTTTATGGAAGGCTGCCACAGTGATATTAACTATAAAAATTTACGCGGTAATCATGCCAATAATATGCTAGCACTGAATGAACTTACTCCTTTTAGTTTAGGACAGTTGTTAGCACTTTATGAACATAAAGTCTTTGTGCAAAGTGTCATTTGGCAGGTTAATCCATTCGATCAATGGGGCGTGGAATATGGAAAACAATTAAATAAAAAGATATTCCAAAATTTAAACAATCCAAGTCAGCAGATGGAGGCAAGTTTAGATTCTTCAACGCAGGCGCTGATTCAGCTCTACAAACAGATTAATACCCCGTAA